A genomic window from Punica granatum isolate Tunisia-2019 chromosome 2, ASM765513v2, whole genome shotgun sequence includes:
- the LOC116196760 gene encoding G-type lectin S-receptor-like serine/threonine-protein kinase SD3-1 — protein MASQANILLKFHFWLHISIGFSLFCLAVSQIPLGSKISVVDRNLWVSSNGNFALGFFNSSSQPCQYSFGIRFNSDSIPVAERTVVWVAGADLAVSNKSYFQITGDGELILFDSSMGVVAWSSSTSQLSVSSALLHDNGNFVLLNQKKEIVWQSFDTPSDTLLPGQKLPLFSSLRAAKVDSVSSYYSLYMNASGELQLRWESDVIYWTRGSPSSNNSNMSAVLTGDGSLQLLGQESDKPVWALLGDDHNDPVKFRFLRLDVDGNLRMYSWDQLTLMWRSVWQAVENQCNVFATCGERGICSLNVSGSAECMCPYGSQSSSRSHCLVPYQEGCKWGSIMLEYEHTFLHGMYPPNDSAITTSLQNCKDSCEKDPLCTAATFTNDGTAKCFIKTTRYLTGYSYNYITAVSFVKKCSDPLAVDPNLPRSSPASEPASSIEKSSYKFCIPCLVGASSGTFIAFVLIQLGIGFYIYKRRHSLWMKAISARKNANSKGLVMFTLVEINEITGDFKHRIGPNMYKGMLLNRQAVAVKDLVTTVVDRKFRVAVLKIGSIHHRNLVKLEGHCCESSQRYLVYEYAKNGSLEKYIEDPEMSKRLTWRKRMDICVSVARAVCYLHSECREFVGHGNLKSTNVVLDEYFEAKVSEFGLMSIVAESASRATSAAENDVEDFGKLVLELVSGCREVRNFLMGAYEQWRDGKAEDLVCKEIQEVDSGELERVLRIAFWCLQVDERLRPSMGEVVKVLEGTLSVDPPPPPFSDKRPAVEEDEREGRFSSGSESV, from the coding sequence ATGGCCTCGCAGGCCAACATCCTTCTCAAATTCCATTTCTGGCTCCACATCTCCATTGGGTTCTCCCTGTTTTGCTTGGCTGTTTCTCAAATCCCCTTGGGCTCAAAAATCTCCGTTGTTGATCGCAACCTGTGGGTCTCCTCCAACGGCAATTTCGCGCTTGGTTTCTTCAACAGTTCCAGTCAGCCCTGCCAGTACAGTTTTGGGATACGCTTCAACTCGGATTCGATCCCTGTTGCTGAGAGAACTGTGGTTTGGGTAGCCGGAGCCGATCTCGCTGTCAGTAACAAGTCATACTTTCAGATCACTGGAGATGGGGAACTCATTCTATTCGACTCCTCGATGGGAGTTGTTGCCTGGAGCAGTAGTACGAGCCAACTTTCGGTTTCTTCTGCTCTTCTTCACGATAATGGGAACTTTGTTCTTCTGAATCAAAAGAAGGAAATTGTGTGGCAGAGTTTTGATACTCCTTCCGATACGCTTCTTCCTGGGCAGAAATTACCTCTTTTTAGCTCTCTCCGAGCCGCAAAAGTGGACTCTGTGTCAAGCTACTACAGCCTGTACATGAATGCTTCGGGCGAATTGCAGCTCAGGTGGGAGAGTGATGTTATCTATTGGACCAGAGGAAGCCCAAGCTCAAATAATTCAAACATGAGTGCTGTGCTCACAGGTGATGGCTCCCTCCAACTCCTAGGCCAGGAATCTGATAAACCTGTCTGGGCCCTTTTGGGGGATGATCACAATGATCCAGTCAAGTTCCGGTTTCTCAGGCTTGACGTTGATGGGAATCTGAGAATGTACTCATGGGACCAGCTTACGTTGATGTGGCGATCCGTGTGGCAGGCAGTGGAGAATCAGTGTAATGTCTTTGCAACTTGTGGAGAGCGAGGAATCTGTTCCTTGAATGTCTCGGGCTCTGCTGAGTGTATGTGCCCCTATGGCTCTCAATCTTCCTCCAGGTCCCATTGTTTAGTTCCGTATCAGGAAGGATGCAAATGGGGTTCTATTATGCTCGAGTACGAGCACACTTTTCTTCATGGGATGTACCCTCCTAATGATTCGGCCATCACAACAAGCTTGCAGAACTGTAAAGATTCATGTGAGAAAGATCCTCTTTGCACAGCTGCGACCTTCACTAATGATGGCACTGCCAAGTGTTTCATAAAGACTACTCGGTATTTGACGGGCTATAGCTATAACTATATAACTGCTGTGTCTTTTGTCAAGAAGTGTTCGGACCCACTTGCCGTTGACCCAAATCTACCAAGATCTTCTCCTGCAAGTGAGCCAGCTTCTTCGATCGAGAAATCTTCTTATAAATTTTGCATTCCTTGCCTAGTGGGAGCTTCCTCGGGAACTTTCATTGCATTTGTTCTCATTCAATTAGGAATTGGGTTCTATATCTACAAAAGAAGGCACTCTCTTTGGATGAAGGCCATATCAGCTCGCAAGAATGCTAACTCGAAGGGTTTGGTTATGTTTACTCTTGTTGAGATAAATGAAATTACTGGAGATTTCAAGCATCGAATCGGGCCGAATATGTACAAAGGAATGCTCCTGAATAGACAAGCAGTAGCTGTCAAAGACCTTGTTACGACTGTGGTAGACAGGAAATTTCGCGTTGCAGTCTTGAAGATAGGAAGCATTCATCACAGGAACCTTGTAAAATTGGAAGGCCACTGCTGCGAGTCTTCTCAAAGGTACTTAGTCTACGAGTATGCGAAGAATGGTTCTCTGGAGAAGTATATAGAAGATCCCGAGATGAGTAAGAGgctgacttggaggaagagaATGGATATATGTGTCAGTGTGGCAAGGGCGGTATGTTACTTGCACAGTGAGTGTAGAGAGTTTGTGGGACACGGGAACTTGAAGTCCACAAATGTTGTCCTTGACGAGTATTTCGAGGCCAAGGTGAGCGAGTTTGGACTGATGAGTATTGTTGCTGAGTCTGCAAGCCGTGCCACTTCTGCAGCAGAGAATGACGTGGAGGATTTCGGGAAGCTAGTCCTAGAGTTGGTGAGTGGATGCAGAGAAGTCAGGAATTTTCTGATGGGGGCTTACGAGCAGTGGAGAGACGGAAAGGCCGAAGATCTGGTCTGCAAGGAGATCCAGGAAGTTGATTCGGGAGAGCTGGAGAGAGTCCTAAGAATCGCATTTTGGTGCCTTCAAGTTGACGAGAGGCTGAGGCCTTCAATGGGGGAGGTGGTTAAGGTGCTGGAGGGGACTCTGAGTGTcgatcctcctcctccgccatTTTCAGACAAGAGGCCAGCCGTAGAAGAAGACGAACGCGAGGGTCGCTTTAGCTCAGGCTCCGAGTCAGTCTGA
- the LOC116196761 gene encoding 40S ribosomal protein S2-4-like, which translates to MAERGGFGRGFGGRGRGDRGGRGGRRRAPRQEEEKWVPVTKLGRLVREGKVLSLEQIYLHSLPIKEHQIIDQLVGPSLKDEVMKIMPVQKQTRAGQRTRFKAFVVVGDGNGHVGLGVKCSKEVATAIRGSIILAKLSVIPVRRGYWGNKIGKPHTVPCKVTGKCGSVTVRMVPAPRGAGIVAARVPKKVLQFAGIEDVFTSSRGSTKTLGNFVKATFDCLLKTYGFLTPDFWRETRFTKSPFQEYTDILAKPTGKPVILEEIENA; encoded by the exons ATGGCCGAGCGTGGTGGATTTGGCCGTGGGTTCGGCGGGCGTGGCAGGGGTGACCGCGGGGGCCGAGGCGGCCGCCGCCGTGCACCACGCCAGGAGGAGGAGAAATGGGTGCCGGTCACGAAGCTCGGCCGCCTCGTGAGGGAGGGGAAGGTGCTTTCCCTCGAGCAGATCTACCTGCATTCCCTTCCCATCAAGGAGCACCAGATCATCGATCAACTCGTCGGCCCCTCCCTGAAGGACGAGGTCATGAAGATCATGCCGGTCCAGAAGCAGACCCGGGCCGGGCAGCGCACACGGTTCAAGGCCTTTGTCGTCGTCGGAGACGGGAACGGCCACGTCGGGCTGGGCGTCAAGTGCAGCAAGGAGGTCGCCACGGCCATCCGCGGTTCCATCATACTCGCCAAGCTCTCGGTGATCCCCGTCAGGAGGGGTTACTGGGGTAACAAGATCGGGAAGCCCCACACCGTCCCCTGCAAGGTCACCGGAAAGTGTGGGTCTGTCACCGTGAGGATGGTGCCGGCGCCCCGTGGTGCTGGGATTGTGGCGGCTCGTGTCCCGAAGAAGGTGCTGCAGTTTGCTGGTATCGAGGACGTGTTCACTTCCTCGAGGGGTTCCACCAAGACCCTTGGGAACTTTGTGAAG gctaCTTTCGATTGTCTGCTGAAAACTTATGGCTTCCTCACCCCCGACTTCTGGAGGGAAACCCGCTTCACGAAGTCCCCATTCCAAGAGTACACCGATATTCTGGCCAAGCCAACCGGGAAGCCTGTCATCTTGGAGGAGATTGAGAACGCTTGA
- the LOC116196759 gene encoding leucine-rich repeat receptor-like tyrosine-protein kinase PXC3, whose translation MVSSMFLHLFIAAVAGVMILLEFELVNGVQPQLNNRTRATLMAISEELGVSGWGANNSDFCSWPGITCDGETGNSTVEKLNLSHRSLRGNLTFVAQLESLKSLDLSSNSFHGPIPPELGNLSRIEFLDLSFNKFGGFIPRELGGLRNLRSLNLSSNQLIGEIPDELRSLKKLEEFQVSTNILSGSVPSWVGNLSSLRVFTAYENVLDGRIPDNLGSVSELEMLNLHSNQLEGPIPASIFASGKLVVLILTQNKLTGEIPVEIGNCTSLSSIRIGNNGLIGTVPMTIGNASSLTYFEADNNNLSGELVSDFARCPNLTLLNLASNGFTGTIPPEFGSLMNLQELILSSNNLFGDIPLSIIRCKNLNKLDLSNNRFNGTMPKEICNMSRLQFLLVGQNSIKGEIPHEIGNCVKLLELQMGSNYLTGNIPSEISHLKNLQISLNLSFNHLHGPLPPDLGRLDKLVSLDVSNNQLSGNIPAEFKGMLSLIEVNFSNNLLMGPVPSFGPFQKSPNSSFSGNKGLCGEPLLASCGRSLGNDREDYHHRVSYRIILAVIGSGLAVFASVTIVVLLFMMRERQEKVAKSKSAEPTEEEETNTRPAIEAGNVFIDNLKQAIELDAVVKATLKDSNKLMTGTFSSVYKAMMPSGLILLVKKLKSMDRTIVHHQSKMIRELERLSRLSHENLMQPIGFVIYEDVALLLHHYLPNGTLAQLLHESSKEAEYEPDWPRRLSIAIGVAEGLAFLHHVAVIHLDISSANVFLDSNFKPLLGEIEISKLLDPSRGTASISAVAGSFGYIPPEYAYTMLVTAPGNVYSYGVILLEILTTRLPVDEGFGEGVDLVKWVHAAPTRGETPEQILDAKLSTVSFTWRREMLAALKVALLCTDSVPAKRPKMKKVVEMLQEISQT comes from the exons atggtttcctccatgtTCCTTCATCTATTTATAGCAGCAGTAGCAGGGGTTATGATTCTGTTGGAGTTCGAGCTCGTTAATGGCGTTCAACCTCAGCTGAACAACCGGACGAGGGCCACATTGATGGCCATCAGCGAGGAGCTGGGGGTTTCAGGTTGGGGAGCCAACAACTCCGACTTCTGCTCCTGGCCTGGGATCACCTGCGACGGGGAGACCGGTAACTCGACCGTCGAAAAGCTCAACCTCTCCCACCGCTCCCTCCGAGGTAACCTCACTTTCGTAGCACAACTCGAGTCCCTTAAGAGCCTCGACCTCTCGAGCAACAGTTTCCACGGCCCAATCCCTCCGGAGCTCGGGAACTTGTCCAGGATCGAGTTCCTCGATCTCTCGTTCAATAAGTTTGGCGGGTTCATTCCTAGGGAGCTCGGTGGCCTCCGGAACCTCAGGTCGCTGAACCTCTCGAGCAACCAGCTCATAGGAGAAATTCCGGATGAGCTCCGGAGCCTTAAGAAGCTGGAAGAGTTCCAAGTTTCTACCAATATTTTGAGCGGTTCAGTCCCATCATGGGTTGGGAATTTGAGTAGTTTGCGGGTTTTCACGGCTTATGAGAATGTGTTGGATGGTAGAATTCCGGATAATTTAGGCTCCGTTTCTGAGCTTGAGATGCTCAACCTTCACTCGAACCAGCTCGAAGGGCCGATTCCTGCGAGCATATTTGCTTCGGGGAAGTTAGTAGTTCTCATCCTGACCCAAAATAAGCTAACGGGGGAGATTCCTGTAGAGATTGGGAACTGCACGAGTCTGTCGAGCATCCGTATCGGGAACAATGGGCTCATTGGGACTGTTCCGATGACAATTGGGAATGCCAGCAGCCTCACATATTTTGAGGCAGACAATAACAACCTCTCCGGCGAGCTTGTTTCCGATTTTGCTCGGTGCCCCAATCTGACCCTGCTAAACTTGGCCTCGAATGGGTTTACTGGGACCATTCCTCCGGAGTTCGGGAGTCTCATGAACTTGCAGGAGCTGATTCTTTCCAGTAACAATCTATTCGGAGACATTCCCCTGTCGATTATAAGGTGCAAGAATCTCAACAAGCTGGATTTGAGCAATAACCGCTTTAACGGTACCATGCCTAAAGAAATTTGCAACATGTCGAGGCTCCAGTTCCTACTCGTGGGTCAGAATTCCATAAAAGGAGAGATCCCTCATGAGATTGGAAACTGTGTGAAGCTACTTGAACTGCAGATGGGCAGCAATTATCTGACCGGAAATATTCCCTCCGAGATCAGTCACCTCAAGAACTTACAGATATCTTTAAATTTGAGCTTCAATCATCTTCACGGGCCCCTTCCTCCTGATCTCGGAAGACTTGACAAGCTCGTCTCCCTAGACGTCTCCAATAATCAGCTCTCTGGCAATATCCCTGCTGAGTTCAAGGGAATGTTAAGCTTGATCGAGGTTAACTTCTCGAACAACCTCCTCATGGGTCCAGTCCCAAGTTTCGGACCTTTCCAGAAGAGTCCTAACTCAAGCTTTTCAGGCAACAAAGGTCTTTGTGGAGAACCACTCCTCGCTTCCTGCGGACGCTCCTTAGGAAATGATCGCGAGGATTACCATCACAGGGTCTCATACAGAATCATACTAGCAGTTATTGGATCGGGCTTGGCAGTTTTTGCTTCAGTAACTATAGTCGTCCTTCTGTTCATGATGAGGGAGAGGCAAGAAAAGGTGGCAAAGTCTAAATCTGCAGAGCCCACTGAGGAGGAAGAGACCAATACCCGACCCGCAATCGAGGCAGGAAATGTCTTCATCGATAATCTCAAGCAAGCCATAGAACTCGATGCGGTAGTTAAGGCCACTCTGAAGGATTCAAATAAGCTCATGACTGGAACCTTCAGCTCAGTTTACAAGGCTATGATGCCGTCAGGATTGATTCTCTTGGTGAAGAAACTGAAGTCCATGGACCGAACTATAGTCCACCACCAGAGCAAGATGATTCGGGAGCTTGAGAGGCTCAGTAGACTCTCACATGAGAACCTTATGCAGCCCATCGGCTTTGTAATCTACGAGGATGTTGCTCTTCTGCTTCACCACTATTTGCCCAATGGGACATTAGCTCAGCTCCTGCATGAGTCCAGCAAGGAAGCCGAGTATGAACCCGACTGGCCTAGGAGACTGTCCATTGCCATCGGAGTGGCTGAGGGTCTGGCTTTTCTCCACCACGTTGCAGTCATCCATTTGGACATTTCTTCAGCAAATGTTTTTTTAGATTCGAATTTTAAGCCTCTGCTCGGGGAGATTGAGATCTCAAAGCTTCTTGACCCTTCTCGGGGAACCGCGAGCATCAGTGCAGTTGCTGGCTCTTTTGGCTATATACCCCCAG AGTACGCCTACACAATGCTAGTCACGGCACCCGGGAATGTGTACAGCTACGGAGTCATCCTGCTTGAGATCCTCACGACAAGACTCCCGGTCGACGAAGGGTTTGGGGAAGGCGTGGACTTGGTGAAGTGGGTCCATGCTGCTCCCACGAGAGGGGAGACGCCAGAACAGATCCTCGATGCCAAGCTCAGCACAGTGAGCTTCACTTGGAGGAGAGAGATGCTTGCTGCTCTCAAAGTCGCGCTGCTTTGCACGGACAGTGTCCCGGCTAAGCGGCCGAAGATGAAGAAAGTGGTGGAGATGCTTCAAGAAATCAGCCAGACCTGA